From Rhodothermales bacterium, a single genomic window includes:
- a CDS encoding zinc-ribbon domain-containing protein, with protein MNVPAPFCHMCGHQNPAGARFCSACGTALVATAAKPAPARTPSRKKTQAAGKRKSAAPPAAAQAAPVSAPPGKHIFVLIATAVLIVVALYQITSVSKIHFAAEPEAPVAETRSSSNGTDARQAPPLSGDLADQVAALEDELAGLTGAALQAKQDELAAVLAGAGRTDRVAELREAWAREANTPEAWKAAGDALYVYMESVQGEERMDIAQRTADAYDKALALGPDDLVARTAMAMAYMNTRAPMQGVMQIRQVLETDPNHLEGNFYYGVMLMQISRIDQAVAQFEKVKTLVGPEHPLYRQAEVMLANIRTLGRNGNS; from the coding sequence ATGAATGTCCCGGCCCCTTTTTGCCACATGTGTGGCCATCAGAACCCGGCCGGCGCCCGGTTCTGCAGCGCCTGCGGCACGGCGCTGGTAGCTACCGCGGCGAAACCCGCGCCGGCCCGGACGCCCTCCCGCAAGAAAACGCAAGCGGCCGGCAAACGGAAGTCGGCAGCCCCGCCTGCCGCGGCGCAGGCCGCTCCGGTCTCCGCCCCTCCGGGCAAGCACATCTTTGTGCTGATCGCGACCGCCGTGCTGATCGTCGTTGCGCTCTACCAGATCACGAGCGTGAGCAAGATCCACTTCGCCGCCGAGCCGGAGGCTCCCGTCGCCGAGACGCGCTCGTCCTCCAACGGCACCGACGCCCGGCAGGCCCCGCCGCTATCGGGCGATCTGGCCGATCAGGTCGCGGCCCTGGAAGACGAACTCGCCGGCCTCACCGGCGCGGCGCTGCAGGCCAAACAGGATGAACTCGCGGCAGTCCTCGCCGGCGCCGGCCGCACCGACCGGGTGGCCGAGCTGCGCGAGGCGTGGGCGCGCGAGGCCAACACGCCGGAAGCCTGGAAGGCCGCCGGCGATGCCCTGTACGTGTACATGGAGTCGGTCCAGGGCGAAGAACGGATGGATATCGCCCAGCGCACCGCCGACGCGTACGACAAGGCGCTCGCCCTCGGGCCGGACGACCTCGTCGCCCGCACGGCCATGGCGATGGCCTACATGAACACCCGCGCGCCGATGCAGGGCGTCATGCAAATCCGCCAGGTGCTCGAGACGGACCCCAATCACCTGGAGGGCAACTTCTATTACGGGGTGATGCTGATGCAGATCAGCCGAATCGATCAGGCCGTCGCCCAGTTCGAAAAGGTGAAGACGCTTGTCGGCCCCGAACATCCGCTCTATCGTCAGGCCGAGGTGATGCTTGCCAACATCAGGACGCTCGGCCGGAATGGGAATTCGTGA
- a CDS encoding HU family DNA-binding protein, with protein MTKADIIDRVATGTGLTKIETEAVINGFLTVLKDALVDEERIEIRGFGSFKVQERAPRIARNPRTNEEVEVEACYVPVFKPSQSFRTVVMDAARKRHRVKK; from the coding sequence GTGACCAAAGCCGATATTATTGACCGTGTAGCAACCGGAACCGGATTGACGAAGATCGAGACGGAAGCGGTGATCAATGGCTTTTTAACTGTGTTGAAGGATGCGCTCGTCGACGAAGAACGCATCGAGATCCGGGGTTTCGGCTCCTTTAAAGTGCAGGAGCGCGCACCCCGCATCGCGCGCAACCCGCGAACCAACGAAGAGGTCGAGGTCGAGGCCTGCTACGTGCCCGTCTTCAAACCCTCGCAAAGCTTTCGCACGGTAGTCATGGACGCGGCCCGCAAACGGCACCGCGTCAAAAAATAA
- the modA gene encoding molybdate ABC transporter substrate-binding protein: protein MGIRDRARGLAYGLTLALGLLAGCAPPATDNELTLFVAASLTDVAEDMARAFEQAHPGMPVRVHAAASSVLARQIDEGAPADVFFLANEAWSDYLVDRGRVEGTVRRPVSNRLVLIARRGAPAVDSLLRLPANATIALADPEHVPAGIYAREALVCLGQWDRLAASVLPALDVRAALHTVDQGVADYGIVYATDIPSVPAVDVRFVLPSRCQPDIRYTLGRVRQSTHPQQADQLVAFLMADARAADWERYGFVRCVAADTTGAAPC from the coding sequence ATGGGAATTCGTGATCGGGCCCGGGGTCTGGCGTACGGGTTGACGCTGGCGCTGGGCCTCCTCGCGGGATGTGCGCCGCCGGCGACAGACAACGAACTGACGCTCTTCGTGGCCGCCTCCCTCACGGATGTGGCTGAGGATATGGCGCGGGCGTTCGAACAGGCGCATCCCGGGATGCCCGTCCGGGTGCACGCCGCGGCCAGTTCCGTGTTGGCCCGGCAGATCGATGAAGGCGCGCCGGCTGACGTCTTTTTTCTGGCCAATGAGGCCTGGAGCGATTATCTCGTGGATCGCGGCCGCGTGGAAGGGACGGTGCGCCGGCCTGTATCCAACCGGCTGGTTTTGATTGCCCGCCGCGGCGCGCCGGCCGTGGATTCGCTGCTCCGCCTTCCTGCCAACGCGACGATCGCGCTGGCCGACCCCGAGCACGTGCCGGCCGGCATCTATGCGCGCGAAGCGCTGGTCTGTCTCGGGCAATGGGATCGCCTCGCGGCGTCGGTCCTGCCGGCGCTGGATGTCCGCGCCGCGCTGCACACTGTCGATCAGGGGGTGGCCGATTATGGCATCGTCTACGCAACCGATATCCCGTCGGTCCCGGCGGTCGACGTGCGTTTCGTGCTTCCGTCGCGCTGCCAGCCCGACATCCGCTATACCCTGGGGCGCGTGCGGCAGTCGACGCATCCTCAACAGGCGGATCAACTGGTGGCGTTCCTGATGGCCGACGCGCGTGCCGCCGACTGGGAACGGTACGGGTTTGTCCGGTGCGTCGCGGCGGATACGACGGGCGCTGCGCCATGCTGA
- a CDS encoding endonuclease/exonuclease/phosphatase family protein yields the protein MPATALRRPLPLLTLLLGVILAGCAPRPTPSAAPESVRVMTFNIRYANPGDGVHAWPMRRDRVASIIRFNQADLFGVQEALIGQLQDLDARLPGYARLGVGRDDGKEAGEFSAIYYRRDRFEPIESGTFWLSTTPEVPGSVGWDAAITRVVTWARYRDAGTGKTFYHFNTHFDHRGEQARTESARLIVERIASIAGDTPVVLTGDFNFDPTAPGYGVLTAALTDTQHASETGHHGPETTFYGFTFTGDTGRRIDYIFTSRGARTLRHATLSDSWDGAFASDHLPVFAEIAFEP from the coding sequence ATGCCTGCCACAGCCCTCCGCCGCCCTCTTCCCCTGCTGACGCTGCTCCTCGGCGTAATCCTCGCCGGCTGCGCGCCCCGGCCGACCCCATCGGCCGCGCCTGAAAGCGTCCGCGTGATGACGTTCAACATCCGCTACGCCAACCCGGGCGACGGCGTCCACGCCTGGCCGATGCGCAGGGACCGGGTCGCCAGCATCATCCGCTTCAATCAGGCCGACCTCTTCGGCGTCCAGGAAGCGCTGATCGGGCAGCTGCAGGACCTCGATGCGCGCCTCCCGGGTTATGCCCGGCTGGGGGTGGGCCGCGACGACGGCAAGGAGGCCGGCGAGTTCTCGGCCATCTACTACCGCCGCGACCGCTTCGAGCCGATCGAGAGTGGCACCTTCTGGCTGTCGACGACGCCGGAGGTGCCCGGCAGCGTCGGCTGGGATGCCGCGATCACCCGGGTGGTCACCTGGGCCCGGTACCGCGACGCCGGCACGGGAAAGACCTTCTATCATTTCAACACCCACTTCGACCACCGGGGCGAGCAGGCGCGGACGGAAAGCGCCCGGCTGATCGTGGAGCGGATCGCTTCCATCGCCGGCGACACGCCTGTCGTGCTGACGGGCGATTTCAACTTCGATCCTACCGCGCCCGGCTACGGCGTCCTCACGGCCGCGCTCACCGATACGCAGCACGCGAGCGAAACCGGTCATCACGGACCCGAAACGACCTTTTACGGCTTTACCTTCACCGGCGACACGGGCCGGCGCATCGACTACATCTTCACCTCCCGGGGCGCCAGGACCCTCCGGCACGCCACCCTGAGCGACAGCTGGGACGGCGCGTTCGCGTCCGACCACCTGCCCGTGTTCGCCGAGATCGCGTTCGAGCCATGA